The proteins below are encoded in one region of Helicoverpa armigera isolate CAAS_96S chromosome 11, ASM3070526v1, whole genome shotgun sequence:
- the LOC110370129 gene encoding uncharacterized protein LOC110370129, protein MKEQSILILLLGVLNVCHAGRSLCYSVYPCGPLSSSYYRLLSYQSPLVFSRGGSINADAHGVINGGGSISANANGYIGGGGGPYYGTGHRCNGLDHGYLLNRDGSISANANGIINGHGSINGNANGYIGGGGGHISGQANGIINGNGGSISGNANGYIGGGRGRISGHANGIINGYGGSISSNANGVIANRIAGYLDANALEIVEARHGGTISGNANGIITGGGGSITGNANGYIDGNGQIIGNANGVIASRIAEAIASDVGIGINDGYYDTIDAVDSRFGFGGHIGGHIGGHIGGAYLGGYAGANAGGYIG, encoded by the exons ATGAAAGAGCAAAGTATTTTG ATTCTTTTATTGGGAGTACTAAACGTGTGCCACGCTGGTAGATCCTTATGCTACTCTGTGTATCCATGTGGACCGCTTTCATCAAGCTACTACAGGCTATTATCTTACCAAAGCCCTCTAGTATTCTCGAGAGGTGGTAGTATAAACGCTGATGCACACGGGGTTATTAATGGTGGCGGTTCTATCTCTGCTAATGCCAATGGCTACATAGGAGGTGGTGGTGGTCCTTATTATGGCACTGGTCATCGTTGCAATGGTCTTGACCACGGATATCTTCTGAATCGCGATGGATCAATCTCAGCTAATGCTAACGGCATTATAAATGGTCACGGTTCTATCAATGGTAATGCCAATGGCTACATCGGCGGTGGTGGAGGTCATATTTCGGGACAAGCTAACGGGATTATAAATGGTAACGGAGGTTCTATCTCTGGTAATGCAAACGGCTACATCGGCGGTGGTAGAGGTCGTATTTCAGGACATGCTAACGGAATTATAAATGGTTACGGTGGTTCTATCTCTAGTAATGCAAATGGAGTTATTGCTAATCGCATTGCCGGGTACCTTGATGCAAACGCTTTAGAAATTGTTGAAGCTCGCCATGGGGGAACAATCTCAGGCAATGCCAACGGAATTATAACTGGAGGCGGAGGGTCTATCACTGGGAATGCCAACGGCTACATAGATGGCAATGGTCAAATTATCGGCAATGCAAACGGAGTTATTGCTAGTCGCATTGCCGAGGCTATTGCCAGTGATGTTGGCATTGGAATAAATGACGGATATTACGATACTATTGATGCCGTAGATTCTAGATTTGGATTTGGAGGACACATTGGTGGGCATATCGGTGGCCATATAGGTGGTGCCTATCTAGGTGGATATGCTGGGGCTAACGCCGGTGGATATATTGGATAA